One part of the Mangrovibacillus cuniculi genome encodes these proteins:
- a CDS encoding DNA translocase FtsK, giving the protein MAKRKKRSTQNDVKRTIQYEVIGLALIALSLMAIIELGAVGKSVVFLFRFFLGEWYIVACLSLIGAALYMMVKRTPPPMFTKRLAGLYALTVSFLLLSHVKLFELMSNNGRFDSPSVIANTWHMFWNDLRGDVTTSDLGGGMIGAVLFAVSHFLFDSLGTFILCFILIIIGVFLLTGISFGAIAGKIAQSFSEMIKTQWEAFQSDYRQWKEEQANKRELKKEEKRLAKERKEEEKQNPPTIINASSSSKKEEVVEKQTSEARTIPKISMFTDKTEVEDAGKIIEKKPETKKEADIPSPPVAMNFVEEENQSYELPPIKLLKRPKQTDQSNEYQMIHKNAAKLEETFESFGVKAKVTQVHLGPAVTKYEVQPNTGVKVSKIVSLSDDLALALAAKDIRIEAPIPGKSAIGIEVPNSEVAMVSLREVLESKQNNNPAAKLRIGLGRDITGEAVLAELNKMPHLLVAGATGSGKSVCINGIITSILMRAKPHEVKLMMIDPKMVELNVYNGVPHLLAPVVTDPKRASQALKKVVNEMERRYELFSHTGTRNIEGYNDHVTRHNEQTGEKQPKLPFIVVIVDELADLMMVASNEVEDAITRLAQMARAAGIHLIIATQRPSVDVITGVIKANIPSRIAFAVSSQIDSRTILDMGGAEKLLGRGDMLFLPIGASKPIRVQGAFLSDDEVEEIVDFVIDQQKAQYQEEMIPDETVEVTEEVEDELYDEAVQLIAEMQTASVSMLQRRFRVGYTRAARLIDAMEQRGVVGPYEGSKPRAVLIGKPSEDQTM; this is encoded by the coding sequence CAATGTTTACAAAAAGATTAGCTGGCTTGTACGCACTAACTGTTAGTTTTTTGCTATTAAGTCACGTCAAACTTTTTGAGTTGATGAGTAATAATGGTAGATTTGATAGTCCAAGTGTAATTGCGAACACGTGGCATATGTTCTGGAATGACCTAAGAGGGGATGTAACCACTTCAGACTTAGGAGGTGGGATGATTGGTGCTGTATTATTTGCAGTTTCTCACTTCTTATTTGATTCATTAGGAACATTTATCTTGTGCTTTATCTTAATCATAATCGGGGTCTTTCTTTTAACAGGTATTTCTTTCGGAGCTATAGCGGGAAAAATTGCTCAATCATTTTCAGAAATGATAAAAACACAGTGGGAAGCTTTTCAATCTGATTATCGTCAATGGAAAGAAGAGCAAGCAAATAAACGGGAGTTAAAGAAAGAAGAAAAAAGACTGGCTAAAGAAAGAAAAGAAGAAGAAAAACAAAATCCTCCAACTATTATAAATGCTTCTTCTTCAAGTAAAAAAGAAGAGGTTGTCGAAAAACAAACTAGTGAAGCGAGAACTATTCCAAAAATTTCTATGTTCACAGATAAAACGGAAGTAGAAGATGCAGGGAAAATTATCGAGAAAAAACCAGAAACAAAAAAAGAGGCGGATATTCCATCACCGCCTGTCGCAATGAATTTTGTCGAAGAAGAAAATCAATCCTATGAATTACCACCCATTAAGCTATTAAAAAGACCGAAACAAACAGATCAAAGTAATGAATATCAAATGATACATAAAAATGCTGCAAAACTTGAAGAAACATTTGAGAGTTTCGGAGTTAAAGCGAAAGTAACACAAGTTCACTTAGGACCAGCTGTGACGAAATACGAAGTACAACCGAATACTGGTGTAAAAGTAAGTAAGATTGTAAGTTTAAGTGACGATCTTGCGTTAGCATTAGCTGCCAAAGATATTCGAATAGAAGCACCTATCCCAGGAAAATCCGCTATAGGAATAGAAGTACCCAACTCAGAAGTAGCTATGGTGTCGTTAAGAGAAGTATTGGAATCAAAACAAAATAATAATCCAGCAGCTAAATTGAGAATTGGTTTAGGTAGAGACATCACGGGGGAAGCGGTTTTAGCTGAGTTAAATAAAATGCCACATTTACTTGTAGCAGGAGCAACGGGTAGTGGAAAATCGGTTTGTATTAATGGTATTATTACATCTATTTTAATGAGAGCAAAGCCTCACGAAGTAAAATTAATGATGATTGATCCAAAAATGGTGGAATTGAATGTTTATAATGGAGTTCCTCATTTATTGGCACCAGTAGTAACAGATCCAAAACGAGCTTCACAGGCTTTAAAGAAAGTCGTAAACGAAATGGAGAGAAGATACGAGTTATTCTCTCATACAGGAACAAGAAATATTGAAGGATACAACGATCACGTAACGAGACATAATGAACAAACAGGTGAAAAACAACCTAAATTACCTTTTATTGTGGTGATTGTAGATGAGCTAGCGGACTTGATGATGGTTGCTAGCAATGAGGTGGAAGATGCCATCACTCGCTTAGCTCAAATGGCACGAGCTGCAGGAATACACTTAATTATCGCTACACAACGACCTTCCGTGGATGTAATTACAGGGGTAATCAAAGCGAATATTCCTTCAAGGATTGCCTTTGCCGTTTCTTCTCAAATTGATTCTAGAACCATACTTGATATGGGTGGGGCAGAAAAGCTACTTGGTAGGGGAGATATGTTGTTCTTGCCAATTGGTGCATCTAAACCTATACGTGTACAAGGCGCCTTTTTATCAGATGATGAGGTAGAGGAAATAGTGGATTTCGTTATTGATCAACAGAAAGCGCAATATCAAGAGGAAATGATCCCAGATGAAACGGTAGAAGTAACAGAAGAAGTGGAAGATGAATTATATGACGAAGCAGTCCAGTTAATAGCCGAAATGCAAACAGCTTCCGTTTCTATGCTACAAAGACGTTTTAGAGTAGGTTACACGAGAGCAGCTAGATTGATTGATGCAATGGAACAACGTGGTGTAGTTGGTCCATATGAAGGATCGAAGCCAAGAGCTGTTTTAATAGGAAAACCTTCAGAAGACCAAACAATGTAA
- a CDS encoding GntR family transcriptional regulator: MSIKTDARHLYLQVIDRLKEDIENGVYKEKERLPSEFDLAKQLGVSRATLREALRILEEDNVIVRRHGVGTFVNVKPLVTSGIEQLNSVTNMIRQAGMEPGTIFLSSTTQGPQKMISEDSNWKTRSY, encoded by the coding sequence ATGAGCATTAAGACGGATGCAAGACATTTATATTTACAAGTGATTGATCGACTTAAAGAAGATATTGAGAATGGCGTCTATAAAGAAAAAGAAAGATTGCCTTCTGAATTCGATTTAGCCAAACAACTTGGTGTTAGTCGAGCAACACTTCGTGAAGCTCTTCGAATCTTAGAAGAAGATAACGTTATTGTTCGCCGTCACGGTGTAGGGACTTTCGTCAATGTAAAGCCTCTCGTAACATCAGGTATAGAACAACTAAACAGTGTAACGAATATGATTCGCCAAGCTGGAATGGAACCAGGCACGATCTTTTTAAGTTCTACTACTCAAGGGCCACAGAAGATGATCTCCGAAGATTCCAATTGGAAGACGAGGAGTTACTAG
- a CDS encoding UTRA domain-containing protein produces the protein MAVERVRTADGEPIVYCVDKIPLSYFPEDFTHKDGSMFTALEREGDHVITHAVANIEPMGYHEKISPILECDPETSLLVLKQLHFNSQELPILYSVNYFRADKFQFQVVRKRV, from the coding sequence GTGGCAGTTGAGCGAGTAAGGACAGCTGATGGAGAACCGATTGTATATTGTGTGGATAAAATTCCTCTTTCCTATTTTCCAGAGGATTTTACTCATAAAGACGGTTCGATGTTTACGGCATTAGAAAGAGAAGGAGATCACGTCATTACTCATGCAGTTGCTAACATTGAACCGATGGGTTATCACGAAAAAATCTCCCCAATCTTAGAGTGTGATCCAGAAACATCTTTACTAGTTTTAAAACAATTACACTTTAATTCTCAAGAATTGCCTATTCTCTATTCAGTAAATTACTTTCGTGCAGATAAGTTTCAATTCCAAGTTGTTCGAAAAAGAGTTTGA
- a CDS encoding BMP family lipoprotein, with translation MKKRKFGLGLSLVLAAGTILGACGASEKTGDSGNNEDTFSVAMVTDIGGVDDKSFNQSAWEGLQAFGAEHGLEKGIGGYEYLQSQGDQDYAPNLNKLAREKFDVIYGIGFLMQDAVNEIAQQQPESNFAIVDAVVDQPNVASITFKEHEGSFLVGVIAGLTTKTNKIGFVGGVEIPLIEKFETGFVAGVKAVNPNANVDVQYSGAFDKPEAGQSIANGMYSAGVDIIYHASGATGNGVFKEAKDLKVQDPERELYVIGVDKDQAPEGDVEINGEMKNVTLTSMVKRVDIAVQDLANKTKNGEFPGGELIEYGLDANGVSVAETQDNVSKEALDAVAEWTEKIKSGEITVPQTRDELASFSVN, from the coding sequence ATGAAAAAGCGTAAATTTGGTTTAGGTTTATCATTGGTACTTGCAGCAGGAACTATTTTAGGAGCTTGTGGAGCGAGTGAAAAGACTGGTGATAGCGGTAACAATGAGGACACGTTTTCAGTAGCAATGGTAACAGATATTGGTGGAGTAGATGATAAGTCATTTAACCAATCTGCATGGGAAGGCTTACAAGCATTTGGTGCAGAGCATGGTTTAGAAAAAGGAATTGGTGGCTACGAGTACCTTCAATCACAAGGTGACCAAGATTACGCGCCAAATTTAAATAAACTTGCTCGTGAAAAGTTTGACGTAATCTACGGAATCGGTTTCTTAATGCAAGATGCGGTAAACGAGATTGCACAGCAACAACCTGAATCAAACTTTGCAATTGTTGATGCAGTTGTAGATCAACCAAACGTTGCTAGCATCACGTTTAAAGAGCATGAAGGTTCATTCCTAGTTGGGGTAATCGCTGGATTAACAACTAAGACTAATAAAATTGGATTCGTTGGTGGAGTAGAGATTCCGTTAATTGAAAAGTTTGAAACTGGATTTGTAGCAGGTGTGAAAGCTGTTAATCCAAATGCAAACGTAGATGTACAGTATTCTGGTGCGTTTGATAAGCCTGAAGCAGGACAATCTATTGCAAATGGTATGTATAGTGCTGGAGTAGATATTATTTATCACGCTTCAGGAGCTACAGGTAACGGTGTATTTAAAGAAGCAAAAGATTTAAAAGTTCAAGATCCAGAGCGTGAACTTTACGTAATCGGAGTTGATAAAGACCAAGCTCCAGAAGGTGACGTAGAAATTAACGGTGAAATGAAGAATGTAACATTAACTTCAATGGTTAAGCGTGTTGATATTGCTGTTCAAGATTTAGCGAACAAAACGAAGAACGGTGAGTTCCCAGGTGGAGAGTTAATCGAGTACGGTCTTGATGCTAACGGTGTAAGTGTAGCAGAAACACAAGACAATGTATCCAAAGAAGCTCTAGATGCAGTAGCGGAGTGGACAGAAAAAATTAAATCTGGTGAAATCACAGTTCCACAAACTCGTGATGAACTAGCAAGTTTCTCAGTAAACTAA
- a CDS encoding ABC transporter ATP-binding protein has protein sequence MEYVIEMLDIRKEFPGIVANDQINLQVKKGEIHALLGENGAGKSTLMNVLFGLYQPEKGEIKVKGKTVNISNPNVANDLGIGMVHQHFMLVETFTVTENIVLGSEPTKAGAFVNMKDAEQKVGEISQKYGLAVDPKAKISDISVGMQQRVEILKTLYRGAEILIFDEPTAVLTPQEIQELIQIMKNLINEGKSIILITHKLKEIMEVCDRVTVIRKGKGIGTVNVSDTNPNDLANLMVGREVEFTTEKITASPKEEVLQINQLTVEDSRGIAAVNNLSLSVRAGEIVGIAGVDGNGQTELIEAITGLRKSKSGSVLVKGKEVQSLSPRKITESGVGHIPQDRHKHGLVLDFPIGENMVLQTYYQKPFSSKGVLQFKTIYDYATKLIKEFDVRTPSEYTEARALSGGNQQKAIIGREIDRDPDLLIAAQPTRGLDVGAIEFIHQRLIDQRDRGKAVLLVSFELEEIMNVADRIAVIYEGEIVAVVDPKETTEQELGLLMAGSKRSEKGVGGNV, from the coding sequence TTGGAATACGTTATTGAAATGTTAGATATTCGAAAAGAATTTCCAGGTATTGTAGCAAATGATCAAATTAATCTCCAAGTAAAAAAGGGAGAAATTCATGCGCTTCTTGGAGAAAATGGTGCAGGTAAATCAACATTAATGAACGTGTTGTTTGGCCTTTACCAACCGGAAAAGGGAGAAATAAAAGTCAAAGGGAAAACAGTTAATATCTCAAACCCTAATGTTGCAAATGATTTAGGAATTGGTATGGTACATCAGCATTTTATGTTGGTGGAGACATTTACTGTTACTGAAAATATCGTTTTAGGTAGCGAACCAACAAAAGCTGGTGCTTTCGTAAATATGAAAGATGCCGAACAAAAAGTCGGTGAAATTTCTCAAAAGTATGGTCTAGCTGTAGACCCTAAAGCAAAAATATCCGATATATCTGTTGGTATGCAACAAAGGGTAGAGATCTTAAAAACACTTTATCGTGGTGCAGAGATTTTGATTTTTGATGAACCAACAGCGGTGTTAACTCCTCAAGAGATTCAAGAACTAATACAAATTATGAAAAACTTAATAAATGAAGGAAAATCTATTATTCTGATCACCCATAAATTAAAAGAGATTATGGAAGTGTGTGATCGTGTTACCGTTATTCGTAAGGGTAAAGGAATAGGCACAGTTAATGTTAGTGATACAAACCCTAACGATTTAGCTAATTTAATGGTAGGAAGAGAAGTAGAATTTACTACGGAGAAAATTACTGCCTCTCCAAAAGAAGAAGTTTTACAAATTAATCAATTAACCGTTGAGGACTCTAGGGGAATTGCTGCCGTAAACAATTTATCGCTTTCTGTTCGAGCTGGTGAAATTGTCGGAATTGCTGGAGTGGATGGAAACGGACAAACAGAACTAATTGAAGCGATTACAGGTCTTCGAAAATCTAAAAGTGGTTCTGTTCTAGTAAAGGGAAAAGAAGTCCAATCACTTTCTCCAAGAAAAATCACGGAAAGTGGCGTAGGACATATTCCGCAAGATCGACATAAACATGGACTTGTACTAGATTTCCCAATAGGAGAAAACATGGTTCTCCAAACATACTATCAAAAGCCGTTCTCTTCAAAAGGTGTACTTCAATTTAAAACTATTTATGATTATGCAACCAAATTAATTAAAGAGTTTGATGTGAGAACACCAAGTGAATATACGGAAGCTAGAGCTCTTTCTGGTGGTAACCAACAAAAAGCAATTATTGGCCGAGAGATTGATAGAGATCCAGATTTACTAATAGCTGCACAGCCTACTCGTGGTCTAGATGTTGGTGCTATTGAGTTTATTCATCAGCGCCTGATTGATCAAAGAGATAGAGGAAAAGCAGTATTACTAGTGTCATTTGAATTAGAAGAAATTATGAACGTTGCAGATCGAATTGCTGTTATATATGAAGGTGAAATTGTTGCTGTGGTTGATCCGAAAGAAACGACTGAACAAGAGCTTGGTTTATTAATGGCTGGTTCTAAGAGAAGTGAGAAAGGAGTTGGAGGTAATGTCTAA
- a CDS encoding ABC transporter permease produces MSNRLKSILTPLIAVLLGMVVGAIIMLISGYNPIAGFSSLFAGVFGDVYSFGESIRQMTPYVLAGLAVAFAFRTGLFNIGVEGQLIVGWLAAVWVGVAIDAPKIIHLPLAVIAAGLAGALWGFIPGILKAKFRVHEVIVTIMMNYIALHVANAIIRTVLSEKSDKTDKIAESASLASPFLAQLTDYSRLHWGFVISIICVVVMWFILEKTTLGYELRSVGFNQHASQYAGMNVNRNIVLSMVISGAFAGLAGAMEGLGTFQYANIKAGFTGVGFDGIAVALLGGNTAIGVVLAAFLFGALKVGALNMPLQSGVPNELVEIIIALIIFFVAASYVIRLFLDRLSRKED; encoded by the coding sequence ATGTCTAACCGACTCAAAAGCATACTAACTCCACTTATTGCTGTTCTGTTAGGGATGGTAGTTGGAGCGATAATTATGTTGATATCAGGGTATAATCCCATTGCTGGATTTTCTTCCCTTTTTGCTGGTGTTTTTGGAGATGTGTATTCATTTGGGGAATCAATCCGTCAGATGACTCCATATGTACTGGCTGGTTTAGCAGTCGCATTTGCCTTCCGTACAGGGTTGTTTAATATAGGCGTAGAAGGGCAGTTAATCGTTGGTTGGCTAGCTGCAGTATGGGTTGGAGTTGCTATCGATGCACCAAAAATCATTCATCTTCCGTTAGCTGTGATTGCAGCTGGTTTAGCAGGTGCACTTTGGGGCTTCATACCAGGAATTTTAAAAGCTAAGTTCCGTGTACATGAAGTAATTGTCACGATTATGATGAACTACATTGCGCTACATGTCGCAAATGCAATTATACGTACTGTTTTATCAGAAAAAAGCGATAAAACAGACAAAATTGCTGAATCGGCTTCACTTGCTTCTCCGTTTTTAGCACAGTTAACAGATTACTCTCGTCTGCATTGGGGATTTGTTATCTCCATTATCTGTGTAGTGGTAATGTGGTTTATTTTAGAAAAGACAACACTAGGATACGAATTACGTTCTGTAGGATTTAACCAACATGCTTCACAATATGCTGGTATGAACGTTAACCGAAACATTGTTTTATCTATGGTTATTTCTGGAGCTTTTGCAGGATTAGCTGGAGCAATGGAGGGGTTAGGAACCTTCCAATATGCCAATATCAAAGCTGGCTTTACAGGAGTAGGGTTCGACGGTATTGCTGTAGCATTACTTGGAGGTAACACAGCAATTGGAGTAGTGTTAGCAGCATTTTTATTCGGTGCTCTAAAAGTAGGTGCGCTGAACATGCCACTACAATCAGGTGTTCCTAATGAACTTGTTGAAATTATTATTGCTTTAATTATTTTCTTTGTAGCGGCAAGTTATGTTATTCGTTTATTCCTTGATCGCTTAAGTAGGAAGGAGGACTAA
- a CDS encoding ABC transporter permease, with the protein MSIIDILMIIVPSTLLWATPLIFTALGGAFSERSGVVNIGLEGLMVIGAFSAIVFNLSAASTLGAATPWVALLVAMIAGGIFAILHAIATISFRADQVVSGVAINLLAIGLCLYLVKLIYGKGQTDMIQKSFGKWNVPVLSDIPVIGDIFFRNTYAPAFLAIAVAILVYVIMYKTPFGLRLRSVGEHPMAADTMGINVTKMRYIAVVISGMLAGVGGAVYAQAISSDFGHATINGQGFMALAALIFGKWHPLGAMGAALFFGLAQSLSFVGKNIPLIADVPNVILLIAPYVLTIIALAGFIGKADAPKALGTPYIKGKR; encoded by the coding sequence ATGAGTATAATTGATATTTTAATGATTATCGTCCCGTCTACGCTTCTTTGGGCAACACCACTTATTTTTACTGCACTGGGTGGAGCATTCTCAGAACGTTCGGGTGTTGTAAATATTGGATTAGAAGGATTAATGGTTATTGGAGCGTTTAGCGCAATTGTCTTCAATTTATCCGCAGCAAGTACGCTTGGAGCTGCCACACCTTGGGTTGCGTTACTTGTAGCTATGATAGCAGGTGGAATTTTCGCTATTCTTCATGCGATTGCGACAATCTCTTTCCGTGCAGATCAAGTTGTTTCTGGGGTTGCCATCAATCTTCTTGCAATCGGGTTATGTTTATACTTAGTTAAACTGATTTACGGAAAAGGACAAACAGACATGATTCAAAAGAGTTTCGGAAAATGGAATGTTCCAGTGCTTAGCGATATTCCTGTAATAGGAGATATCTTCTTCCGTAACACGTATGCACCAGCTTTTTTAGCAATCGCTGTAGCAATACTTGTATATGTGATTATGTATAAAACACCATTTGGATTAAGGCTTCGATCAGTAGGAGAACATCCAATGGCTGCTGATACGATGGGGATTAATGTAACAAAAATGCGCTACATTGCTGTAGTTATTTCTGGTATGTTAGCTGGAGTTGGAGGAGCTGTATACGCTCAAGCTATTTCTTCTGATTTCGGACATGCAACCATTAATGGTCAAGGTTTTATGGCGTTAGCAGCGTTAATTTTTGGTAAATGGCATCCGCTTGGTGCGATGGGAGCAGCTTTATTCTTCGGCTTAGCGCAATCGTTGAGTTTTGTAGGGAAAAATATTCCTTTAATCGCAGATGTTCCAAACGTGATACTACTAATTGCACCATATGTTTTAACGATCATCGCTCTTGCTGGATTTATCGGTAAAGCAGATGCTCCTAAAGCATTAGGAACTCCTTATATTAAAGGGAAAAGATAA
- the yfmF gene encoding EF-P 5-aminopentanol modification-associated protein YfmF: MYTENKTQLNGLNLHTVKSEKFKTNTIVLKSRAPLTKETVTKRAILPYILQSSTKKYPTTTSFRSYLDELYGASFYVDVAKKGEEHVLTFSIEVANEKYLKDSTPLLDKALEFLAEVIFQPNADDGSFTSDVISQEKKNAKQRIQAVYDDKMRYGNARLVEEMCKGEAYALHVHGEKEDVDQLTESSMYEYYQTFLQTDHVDLYVVGDLDEEAVKQSVEKLFPYQKREAYRFETEYQKNVSDVHVVKEPQPVKQGKLNIGFRTNISYKDKEYYALQVYNGILGGFSHSKLFINVREKASLAYYAASRVESHKGLLMVMSGIEFSKYDQAVDIIQKQVDAMKTGDFTDKDLSQTKAVMKNQLLETLDTARGLVEVYYQIEVAAIDASVDDWFTSVEAVTKKEIEEVAQKIQLDTIYFLTGEEETA; this comes from the coding sequence ATGTATACAGAAAACAAAACACAACTAAATGGCTTAAATCTACATACCGTTAAATCAGAAAAATTTAAGACCAACACAATCGTTTTAAAATCCAGGGCACCACTTACAAAAGAAACAGTTACTAAAAGAGCAATACTTCCTTATATCCTACAAAGTAGTACGAAGAAGTACCCTACTACGACATCTTTTAGATCCTACTTAGATGAGTTATATGGAGCAAGCTTTTATGTTGATGTAGCGAAAAAGGGAGAGGAGCACGTTCTTACATTCTCTATTGAAGTTGCGAATGAAAAATATTTAAAAGACTCTACTCCATTGCTAGATAAAGCACTAGAATTTTTAGCAGAAGTAATTTTTCAACCAAATGCAGATGATGGATCATTCACATCAGATGTCATATCTCAAGAAAAGAAAAATGCGAAGCAACGAATTCAGGCTGTTTATGATGACAAAATGAGATATGGAAACGCAAGATTGGTGGAAGAGATGTGCAAGGGGGAAGCCTATGCCCTCCATGTGCACGGGGAAAAAGAAGATGTGGATCAGCTTACTGAGTCCTCCATGTATGAGTATTACCAAACTTTCCTTCAGACGGATCATGTGGATTTGTACGTTGTTGGAGATCTAGATGAAGAAGCTGTTAAACAATCAGTAGAAAAATTATTCCCTTATCAAAAGCGTGAAGCATATCGATTTGAAACGGAATATCAAAAGAATGTTTCGGATGTACATGTAGTAAAAGAGCCTCAGCCAGTAAAGCAAGGTAAATTAAATATTGGTTTCCGTACGAACATATCCTATAAGGACAAAGAGTACTATGCGCTCCAAGTCTATAACGGGATTCTTGGTGGATTCTCTCATTCAAAACTATTTATTAATGTCCGAGAAAAAGCAAGTTTAGCCTACTATGCTGCAAGTAGAGTGGAATCTCATAAAGGCTTATTAATGGTCATGTCAGGTATTGAATTTTCTAAATATGACCAAGCGGTAGATATTATTCAAAAGCAAGTAGACGCTATGAAAACTGGTGACTTTACTGATAAAGATCTAAGTCAAACAAAAGCAGTAATGAAAAATCAACTGCTTGAGACATTAGATACAGCTAGAGGATTGGTGGAAGTATATTACCAAATTGAAGTTGCTGCGATTGATGCTTCTGTAGATGATTGGTTTACTTCTGTAGAAGCAGTAACGAAAAAAGAAATTGAAGAAGTGGCGCAAAAAATCCAGTTAGACACTATCTACTTCCTAACAGGGGAGGAGGAAACGGCATGA
- the yfmH gene encoding EF-P 5-aminopentanol modification-associated protein YfmH: MKQMKFEQINETLYHEKLDNGLDVYILPKEGFQKTYATFTTKYGSIDNHFTPLGETEPLKVPDGIAHFLEHKLFEKEDGDVFQQFSVQGASANAFTTFNRTAYLFSSTSNVEQNMETLLDFVQEPYFTEKTVEKEKGIIGQEITMYDDNPDWRLYFGMIDNMYHHHPVGIDIAGTVESISKVTDKLLYTCYNTFYHPSNMLFFVVGAVDPESMMTFIKENQNKKTFAEPEKIQRFFEEEPDAVAEAKKVLKMNVQTPKGLTGVKANKPVENGEALLKREISTNIYLDVLFGKSAKAYFDLYNEGLIDDTFSYDYSQEEGYGFATIGGDTDNPDQLHEKITTVLKSAVKGEGLSEEAVERSKKKKIGGFLRSLNSPEYIANQFTRYAFNEMDLFKVLETLESVSLKDIEEVANSFYEENRVTNCQVVPLD; encoded by the coding sequence ATGAAACAAATGAAATTTGAGCAAATAAATGAGACACTTTATCACGAAAAGCTAGATAATGGTTTAGATGTCTATATTTTACCAAAAGAAGGTTTTCAAAAAACGTATGCAACGTTTACAACGAAGTATGGTTCAATTGATAACCATTTCACGCCACTAGGTGAAACAGAACCGCTAAAAGTACCGGATGGAATCGCACATTTTTTGGAGCATAAATTGTTTGAAAAAGAAGATGGAGATGTCTTCCAACAATTTAGCGTTCAAGGTGCTTCAGCAAATGCTTTTACTACGTTTAACAGGACAGCATATTTATTTTCAAGTACGTCAAATGTCGAACAAAATATGGAGACGCTTCTTGATTTTGTGCAAGAACCTTATTTTACAGAGAAAACGGTAGAAAAAGAAAAAGGGATTATTGGGCAAGAGATTACGATGTATGATGATAATCCAGATTGGCGTTTGTACTTTGGCATGATTGATAATATGTATCATCATCACCCAGTAGGAATTGATATTGCGGGTACAGTAGAATCTATTTCTAAGGTAACCGATAAATTGCTTTATACTTGCTATAACACCTTCTACCACCCAAGTAATATGTTGTTCTTTGTGGTGGGAGCTGTTGATCCAGAGTCGATGATGACATTCATTAAAGAAAATCAAAATAAAAAAACATTTGCAGAACCAGAAAAAATTCAACGCTTCTTTGAAGAAGAACCAGATGCAGTTGCTGAGGCGAAGAAAGTGTTGAAAATGAATGTTCAAACACCTAAGGGACTAACTGGGGTAAAAGCTAATAAGCCGGTTGAAAACGGAGAAGCGTTGTTGAAGAGGGAGATCTCTACAAACATTTACCTAGACGTACTGTTTGGGAAGAGTGCCAAAGCATATTTTGATTTGTATAACGAAGGGCTAATTGATGACACATTCTCTTATGATTATTCACAAGAGGAAGGGTATGGATTTGCTACGATTGGTGGGGACACAGACAATCCAGACCAGCTTCATGAGAAAATCACTACCGTCCTAAAATCCGCTGTTAAAGGGGAGGGTTTATCTGAGGAAGCGGTAGAACGATCCAAGAAGAAGAAAATCGGTGGTTTCTTACGGTCGTTAAATTCTCCTGAGTATATCGCAAACCAATTCACACGATACGCATTTAATGAGATGGATTTGTTCAAAGTGCTAGAAACTTTAGAGTCTGTTTCCTTAAAAGATATTGAAGAAGTTGCAAATTCATTTTATGAAGAAAACCGCGTGACTAACTGTCAAGTTGTTCCGTTAGATTAA